The following proteins are encoded in a genomic region of Thermococcus pacificus:
- a CDS encoding PRC-barrel domain-containing protein — MVKIMASKLRDVELITDTGVRLGWVYDLSFDEETGDILVIVAEPDEDLDTSEFVTDHEGLLLVPVSAVKSIGEVIIIDSTKLAVKSKLRRPPTASALTGKGE, encoded by the coding sequence ATGGTCAAGATAATGGCTTCCAAGCTTAGGGACGTTGAGCTTATAACCGACACCGGTGTAAGGCTCGGCTGGGTCTACGACCTTAGCTTCGATGAGGAAACCGGCGATATTCTTGTGATAGTTGCCGAGCCAGACGAAGACCTCGACACCAGCGAGTTCGTTACCGACCACGAGGGACTCCTCCTCGTCCCGGTCAGCGCGGTGAAGAGCATCGGAGAGGTCATAATCATAGACTCGACCAAGCTCGCGGTGAAGTCAAAGCTCAGGAGGCCGCCCACAGCCTCTGCCCTGACCGGAAAGGGCGAGTGA
- a CDS encoding metallophosphoesterase family protein, translating to MIIALISDIHSNWEALQAVWKEIKKADAILCMGDLVGYGASPNEVVEFVREQMEKRTFLCVRGNHDNAVAFGLDWGFNPYAREAVRWHQRVMSIENLEFLRRLPVRQLFTDDRGRSYLLIHGSPRAPLDEYLFPWLPDSEFKAVLSYIKQDDLLVGHTHVPMLKLLGGRRIINPGSVGQPRDGKWRAAYAIMDTEEEPPDNVEFHRVEYDVEEAARKILEAGLPRFLAERLYDGY from the coding sequence ATGATCATCGCCCTCATCTCAGACATCCACTCAAACTGGGAAGCCCTCCAGGCCGTCTGGAAAGAGATTAAGAAAGCGGATGCAATCCTCTGCATGGGAGATTTGGTAGGTTACGGCGCTTCACCAAACGAGGTCGTTGAGTTCGTTCGAGAGCAGATGGAAAAGAGAACTTTCCTCTGCGTTCGTGGAAACCACGACAACGCTGTCGCTTTCGGCCTCGACTGGGGCTTCAACCCCTACGCGAGGGAGGCTGTGAGGTGGCACCAGCGGGTCATGAGTATCGAGAACCTTGAATTTCTGAGAAGGCTCCCTGTTAGGCAACTCTTCACCGACGATAGAGGGAGGAGCTATTTGCTCATCCACGGTTCACCGAGGGCACCCCTCGATGAGTATCTCTTCCCCTGGCTCCCCGATAGCGAGTTCAAAGCCGTTCTGAGCTACATAAAGCAGGACGACCTGCTGGTGGGGCACACCCACGTACCGATGCTGAAGCTCCTTGGAGGGAGAAGGATAATAAACCCTGGAAGTGTCGGCCAGCCCCGTGACGGGAAATGGAGAGCGGCCTATGCCATCATGGACACTGAAGAAGAACCCCCGGACAACGTCGAGTTCCACCGGGTGGAATACGATGTGGAAGAAGCCGCGAGAAAGATATTGGAAGCGGGTCTCCCGCGGTTCCTCGCGGAGAGACTCTACGACGGCTACTGA
- the acs gene encoding acetate--CoA ligase alpha subunit — MADSRIEALFKPKSVAVIGASGTPGKIGYAIMKNLVEYGYEGKIYAVNVKGGEIEISGRKFPVYKSILDVPDEVDMAVIVVPAKFVPQVVEECGQKGVKVLPIISSGFGELGEEGKKIEQQLVETAHKYGMRILGPNIFGVVYTPEKLNATFGPTDVMPGKLALISQSGALGIALMGWTILEKVGLSAVVSIGNKSDIDDADLLEYFEEDENTGAILIYMEGVKDGRKFMETAKKVSMKKPIIIIKAGRSERGAKAAASHTGSLAGADSIYTAAFKQSGVLRALTIGEAFDWARTLSNLPEPEGENVVILTNGGGIGVMATDAAEEEGLHLYDNLEELKVFANHMPPFGSYKNPVDLTGMAGAESYEGAIRDALAHPEMHSIAVLYCQTAVLDPRDLAKIVIREYNESGRKKPLVVAIVGGIEAKEAIDMLNEEGIPAYPEPERAIKSLAALYKWSNWKKKQKKE; from the coding sequence ATGGCTGATTCAAGGATTGAGGCACTTTTCAAGCCCAAGAGCGTCGCAGTTATAGGCGCTTCAGGAACGCCCGGGAAGATAGGGTACGCAATTATGAAGAACCTCGTTGAGTACGGCTACGAGGGCAAGATATACGCCGTCAACGTCAAGGGCGGTGAGATAGAGATCAGCGGAAGGAAGTTCCCGGTCTACAAGAGCATCCTCGATGTTCCCGACGAGGTTGACATGGCCGTCATAGTTGTCCCGGCCAAGTTCGTCCCGCAGGTCGTCGAGGAGTGTGGACAGAAGGGTGTCAAGGTTCTCCCGATCATCAGCTCCGGCTTCGGTGAGCTGGGTGAGGAGGGCAAGAAGATCGAGCAGCAGCTCGTCGAGACCGCTCACAAGTACGGCATGAGGATCCTCGGTCCGAACATCTTCGGTGTCGTTTACACCCCGGAGAAGCTCAACGCTACCTTCGGCCCGACCGACGTCATGCCGGGCAAGCTCGCCCTCATCAGTCAGAGCGGTGCCCTCGGAATAGCCCTCATGGGCTGGACGATACTTGAGAAGGTCGGCCTCTCAGCGGTCGTCAGCATTGGAAACAAGAGCGACATCGACGACGCTGACCTGCTCGAATACTTCGAGGAGGATGAGAACACCGGCGCCATACTTATCTACATGGAGGGCGTGAAGGACGGAAGGAAGTTCATGGAGACCGCAAAGAAGGTCAGCATGAAGAAGCCGATCATCATCATAAAGGCTGGAAGGAGCGAGCGCGGTGCCAAGGCCGCCGCAAGCCACACCGGAAGCCTTGCTGGAGCAGACAGCATCTACACCGCCGCCTTCAAGCAGAGCGGCGTTCTCCGCGCTCTGACCATCGGAGAGGCCTTTGACTGGGCGAGAACGCTCAGCAACCTGCCTGAGCCAGAGGGCGAGAACGTCGTAATCCTCACCAACGGCGGTGGAATAGGCGTTATGGCCACCGACGCTGCCGAGGAAGAGGGACTCCACCTCTACGACAACCTGGAGGAGCTTAAGGTCTTCGCCAACCACATGCCGCCCTTCGGAAGCTACAAGAACCCGGTCGACCTCACCGGTATGGCGGGAGCGGAGAGCTACGAGGGAGCCATTCGCGATGCGCTCGCCCACCCCGAGATGCACAGCATAGCCGTTCTCTACTGCCAGACGGCTGTGCTCGACCCGCGTGACCTCGCGAAGATAGTCATCCGCGAGTACAACGAGAGCGGAAGGAAGAAGCCACTCGTCGTTGCCATCGTCGGTGGAATAGAGGCCAAGGAAGCCATCGACATGCTCAACGAGGAGGGCATTCCAGCCTATCCGGAGCCGGAGAGGGCCATCAAGTCCCTCGCGGCGCTCTACAAGTGGAGCAACTGGAAGAAGAAGCAGAAGAAGGAGTGA
- a CDS encoding phosphate-starvation-inducible PsiE family protein, whose amino-acid sequence MAIIPKPEKELTPLESIVLKWMNLSFDFVVIVLALLTMAYVIYAIYDLIGILFHGFDVEEALHEFLLVIILLELFELLTLYIKEHHVSMRRVAELGVVALVRKLVITVDYKSLGWEVMLGMAALIFVLGWIYVQERWRVSEEEKFIVEHGLDR is encoded by the coding sequence ATGGCAATAATACCCAAGCCCGAGAAAGAGCTAACGCCGCTCGAGAGCATAGTCCTTAAGTGGATGAACCTTTCCTTTGACTTCGTTGTGATAGTCTTGGCCCTTCTCACGATGGCGTATGTGATCTACGCGATATACGACCTAATCGGCATCTTGTTTCATGGTTTTGACGTGGAGGAGGCGCTTCACGAGTTCTTGCTCGTCATCATACTTTTGGAGCTGTTTGAGCTGCTCACCCTCTACATAAAGGAGCACCACGTGAGCATGCGCCGTGTGGCCGAGCTCGGCGTTGTTGCTCTGGTGAGGAAGCTCGTAATAACCGTTGACTATAAATCCCTCGGCTGGGAAGTCATGCTCGGAATGGCCGCCCTGATATTCGTTCTTGGCTGGATATACGTCCAGGAAAGGTGGAGGGTTTCAGAAGAGGAGAAGTTCATCGTTGAGCACGGGCTAGACCGATGA
- the fen gene encoding flap endonuclease-1, with the protein MGVQIGELVPRKEIELQNLYGKKVAIDAFNAMYQFLSTIRQRDGTPLMDSKGRITSHLSGFFYRTINLMEAGIKPAYVFDGKPPEFKKKEIEKRREAREEAEEKWHEALEKGDLEEAKKYAMRATRVNEQLINDAKKLLELMGIPVVQAPSEGEAQAAYMAAKKKVYASASQDYDSLLFGAPKLVRNLTITGRRKLPGKNVYVEVKPELIVLEEVLKELGIDREKLIELAILVGTDYNPSGIKGIGPKKALTIVKRTKDPLKKYQKESEVDLYAIKEFFLNPPVTDEYELRWREPDEEGILKFLCDEHDFSEERVKSGLERLKKAVESGKQRTLESWFGKP; encoded by the coding sequence ATGGGAGTTCAGATCGGTGAGCTGGTACCAAGGAAGGAGATAGAGCTCCAGAACCTCTACGGGAAAAAGGTCGCTATCGATGCCTTCAACGCCATGTACCAGTTTCTCTCAACGATAAGGCAACGCGATGGAACTCCTCTAATGGACTCGAAGGGCAGGATAACCTCTCACCTCAGCGGCTTCTTCTACAGGACAATAAACCTGATGGAGGCCGGAATAAAGCCCGCCTACGTCTTCGACGGAAAGCCGCCAGAGTTCAAGAAGAAGGAGATAGAGAAGCGCCGCGAGGCCAGGGAAGAGGCTGAGGAGAAGTGGCATGAGGCCCTTGAAAAAGGTGACTTGGAGGAGGCGAAGAAGTACGCGATGAGGGCAACTCGCGTTAACGAGCAACTCATAAACGATGCCAAGAAGCTCCTCGAGCTAATGGGGATTCCCGTTGTTCAAGCCCCGAGCGAGGGTGAGGCCCAAGCAGCTTACATGGCCGCCAAGAAGAAAGTTTACGCCTCAGCGAGCCAGGACTACGACTCGCTCCTCTTCGGCGCGCCGAAACTCGTGAGAAACCTCACCATAACCGGCAGGAGGAAGCTCCCGGGAAAGAACGTCTACGTTGAAGTGAAGCCCGAACTAATCGTTCTGGAGGAGGTTCTCAAGGAGCTCGGCATAGACAGAGAAAAACTTATAGAGCTGGCGATTCTTGTTGGGACGGACTACAATCCCAGCGGGATAAAGGGCATTGGCCCGAAGAAGGCTTTGACCATAGTCAAAAGAACCAAAGACCCGCTCAAGAAGTACCAGAAGGAGAGCGAGGTCGACCTCTACGCGATAAAGGAGTTCTTCCTGAACCCGCCAGTTACGGACGAGTACGAGCTGAGATGGCGCGAGCCCGACGAGGAGGGAATTCTAAAGTTCCTCTGCGATGAGCACGACTTCAGCGAGGAGAGGGTTAAGAGCGGCCTTGAAAGGCTGAAGAAAGCGGTGGAGAGTGGAAAGCAGAGGACGCTTGAGAGCTGGTTCGGGAAACCTTAA
- a CDS encoding transcription initiation factor IIB, with translation MSNRRVCPVCGSTEFIYDPGRGEIICKVCGYVIEENVVDMGPEWRAFDASQREKRARVGAPESILLHDKGLSTDIGIDRNLSGLMREKMYRLRKWQSRLRVSDAAERNLAFALSELDRIASQLSLPRHVEEEAARLYREAVRKGLIRGRSIESVIAACVYAACRLLKVPRTLDEIADISRVDKKEIGRSFRFIARNLNLTPKKLFVKPTDYVNKFADELNLSEKVRRRAIAILEEAYERGLTSGKSPAGLVAAALYIASLIEDEKRTQREVAEVARVTEVTVRNRYKELVDKLNLKIPV, from the coding sequence GTGAGCAATCGCAGGGTTTGCCCGGTGTGCGGTTCGACCGAGTTCATTTACGACCCGGGTAGGGGCGAGATAATCTGTAAGGTTTGCGGTTACGTTATCGAGGAAAACGTAGTTGATATGGGCCCGGAGTGGCGCGCCTTCGACGCGAGCCAGAGGGAGAAGAGGGCGCGCGTCGGTGCTCCTGAGAGCATTCTCCTCCATGATAAGGGTCTCTCAACCGACATCGGCATTGACAGGAACCTCTCCGGACTGATGCGCGAGAAGATGTACCGGCTGAGGAAGTGGCAGTCCAGACTCAGGGTCAGTGACGCGGCAGAGCGTAACCTCGCCTTCGCCCTGAGCGAGCTTGACAGGATTGCCTCTCAGCTCAGTCTTCCGCGACACGTCGAGGAGGAAGCGGCTAGACTCTACCGTGAGGCTGTGCGGAAAGGCCTCATAAGGGGTCGCTCAATAGAGAGCGTCATAGCGGCCTGCGTTTACGCCGCCTGCAGGCTTTTGAAGGTTCCGAGAACGCTCGACGAGATAGCGGACATTTCCCGTGTTGACAAGAAGGAGATTGGTAGGAGCTTCCGCTTCATAGCCAGGAACCTTAACCTCACTCCCAAGAAGCTCTTCGTCAAGCCGACGGACTACGTGAATAAGTTCGCTGACGAGCTCAACCTCAGTGAGAAGGTCAGAAGGAGGGCGATAGCCATCCTCGAGGAGGCCTACGAGAGGGGCCTCACCAGCGGCAAAAGCCCTGCCGGACTGGTCGCAGCGGCGCTGTACATAGCGAGCCTCATCGAGGATGAGAAGAGGACCCAGAGAGAGGTCGCTGAGGTCGCCCGCGTCACCGAAGTCACCGTCAGAAACCGCTATAAGGAGCTCGTTGACAAGCTGAACCTCAAAATACCTGTATGA
- a CDS encoding DNA-binding protein, which yields MAEDIEEIRKKKLMELQKRYLEQQKAQEEAMRQEMELEAQLDAIMRRILTPEARERLGRVKLVKPELARQVQLVLVQLYQAGQIREPIDDAKLKRILAQIDERTRRDFNIKW from the coding sequence ATGGCGGAGGACATTGAGGAGATCAGGAAGAAGAAGCTCATGGAGCTCCAGAAGAGGTATCTTGAGCAGCAGAAGGCTCAGGAAGAGGCCATGAGGCAGGAGATGGAGCTTGAGGCCCAGCTCGACGCGATAATGAGGAGGATTCTCACGCCGGAGGCCAGGGAGAGGCTCGGAAGGGTGAAGCTCGTTAAGCCCGAACTCGCGAGACAGGTCCAGCTCGTCCTGGTCCAGCTCTATCAGGCCGGCCAGATACGCGAGCCCATCGACGACGCCAAGCTCAAGAGGATTCTGGCGCAGATCGACGAGCGGACGAGGAGAGACTTCAACATTAAGTGGTAG
- a CDS encoding transglutaminase-like domain-containing protein: MGVLLKGIIKLIIVVLIISAIIYDHQTGVITVKTSDLLQKAGINTIDRDAYLKKYSEAFDCSKPYWRNWGPGIIKCDINESEINAIMPVAEKVKGRDILETAWNLHKWEVENTDYDYEKFMALEGGTLLPHEFLQKKKGVCRDYAVFNYAVMKALGYRDIYLAYISMSSSIWGHAVLVFKYNGTYYALDWWGPQKIDAHYAERWEGSLSIVILNDKGEVVSYVGVTPWEVINRLPQLTVMVIGILLIVLVLKY, translated from the coding sequence ATGGGAGTTCTCCTCAAGGGCATCATAAAGTTAATCATCGTGGTCCTCATAATCTCGGCCATCATCTACGATCATCAGACGGGCGTAATCACCGTGAAGACTTCGGATCTCCTCCAGAAAGCGGGAATAAACACTATCGACCGCGATGCCTATCTCAAGAAATACTCCGAGGCCTTCGACTGCTCAAAGCCCTACTGGAGGAATTGGGGGCCGGGAATAATCAAGTGCGACATCAACGAGAGTGAGATAAATGCGATAATGCCGGTTGCGGAGAAGGTAAAGGGCCGGGACATCCTCGAGACCGCATGGAACCTCCACAAATGGGAAGTCGAGAACACCGACTACGACTACGAGAAATTCATGGCGCTCGAAGGGGGCACCCTCCTTCCCCACGAGTTCCTTCAGAAAAAGAAAGGAGTATGCAGGGACTACGCGGTCTTCAACTATGCGGTTATGAAAGCCTTGGGTTACAGAGATATATACCTGGCCTATATCAGTATGTCAAGCTCTATTTGGGGCCATGCGGTTCTGGTCTTCAAATACAATGGAACCTACTACGCGCTCGACTGGTGGGGACCGCAGAAGATAGACGCACATTACGCCGAGAGATGGGAGGGGAGCCTTTCGATAGTCATCCTCAACGATAAGGGCGAGGTTGTTTCGTACGTTGGGGTTACACCGTGGGAGGTAATCAACAGGCTGCCTCAGCTGACTGTGATGGTGATTGGCATATTGTTGATTGTCCTGGTGTTAAAATACTAA
- a CDS encoding 30S ribosomal protein S19e: MATVYDVPGDLLVERVAQKLKEIEAIKPPEWAPFVKTGRHKERLPEQDDWWYYRVASVFRKVYVDGPVGIERLRTWYGGRKNRGHAPEHFYKASGSIIRKALQQLEAAGFVQKVPGEGRVVTPQGQSFLDKIATELKKELEEQIPELKKY, from the coding sequence ATGGCGACTGTTTACGACGTTCCCGGTGATTTGCTCGTTGAGAGGGTTGCCCAGAAGCTCAAGGAGATAGAGGCTATAAAGCCGCCCGAGTGGGCCCCGTTCGTCAAGACCGGCAGGCACAAGGAGAGGCTTCCAGAGCAGGACGACTGGTGGTACTACAGGGTCGCCAGCGTCTTCAGGAAGGTCTACGTCGATGGGCCGGTCGGCATCGAGAGGCTCAGGACCTGGTATGGCGGCAGAAAGAACCGCGGCCACGCCCCGGAGCACTTCTACAAGGCCAGCGGTAGCATCATAAGGAAGGCTCTCCAGCAGCTTGAGGCCGCTGGCTTCGTCCAGAAGGTTCCGGGTGAGGGAAGGGTCGTAACCCCGCAGGGTCAAAGCTTCCTCGACAAGATCGCCACCGAGCTCAAGAAGGAGCTTGAGGAGCAGATCCCCGAGCTCAAGAAGTACTGA